In a genomic window of Periophthalmus magnuspinnatus isolate fPerMag1 chromosome 3, fPerMag1.2.pri, whole genome shotgun sequence:
- the cdkn1ca gene encoding cyclin-dependent kinase inhibitor 1Ca, protein MNPGRHTGAVRRSLFGPVDHEQLQRELSQRLQDITEQDSRRWNFDFQSHTPLPGPFQWEEVSSDLSATFYCEKNREALKDQTVSANSEETEERLQPCEEDIPASDQENCPRVSNIPKCPAELTPTRRKRARSKSAARAPQNARITDFFVKRRRSTDTKSVLCPVFSQSSDAPVRTIR, encoded by the exons ATGAACCCCGGGAGACACACAGGAGCGGTGCGCAGGAGCCTCTTCGGCCCCGTGGATCATGAGCAGTTACAGCGGGAGCTCAGTCAGCGGCTCCAGGACATCACGGAGCAGGACAGCCGCAGGTGGAACTTTGACTTCCAGAGCCACACGCCTCTGCCCGGTCCCTTCCAGTGGGAGGAGGTGTCCTCGGACCTCAGCGCTACTTTCTATTGTGAGAAGAACAGAGAGGCGCTTAAAGACCAAACTGTGAGCGCCAACAgcgaggagacagaggagagactgcAGCCGTGTGAGGAGGACATCCCCGCCAGTGACCAAGAGAACTGTCCCCGCGTCTCCAACATCCCCAAATGTCCCGCGGAACTCACGCCAACGCGCAGGAAGAGAGCGCGCTCAAAGTCTGCGGCCAGAGCACCACAGAACGCGCGCATCACTG atTTCTTCGtcaaaaggaggaggagcacagacaCCAAGAGCGTCCTGTGCCCGGTCTTCTCCCAGAGCTCAGACGCGCCTGTCCGGACCATCAGATAA